In a genomic window of Wyeomyia smithii strain HCP4-BCI-WySm-NY-G18 chromosome 1, ASM2978416v1, whole genome shotgun sequence:
- the LOC129718008 gene encoding LOW QUALITY PROTEIN: putative inositol monophosphatase 3 (The sequence of the model RefSeq protein was modified relative to this genomic sequence to represent the inferred CDS: inserted 1 base in 1 codon) — protein sequence MNLGGSIRINKFGLFLIAIVLVVLIYYSSSGKSRNSYSANKNPDEVNLRKLLIGSIQAAQRGGLEVAEASKIIDYKVHSKGKTKEGANDPVTDADFRSHCVMADGLHRIFPKLKIIFEEDEAKQACPDAKLFDLDPTVINENSNVPDDIIDNNDVTVWIDPLDATQEYTEKLFNFVTTMVCVAIKGIPTIGVIHNPFTKKTVWGWSGKAMSETLDLVKKEDDVKHXHSRSHSGDVKTIAKDVFGENSNVISAGGAGYQVLQVLHNNATVYLHSTAIKKWDICAGNAILAAVGGKMTNLKNEDILYNYKDSYVNENGLIATAVESTHELYIKKIIEKKVFI from the exons ATGAATTTGGGAGGCTCAATTCGTATTAATAAGTTTGGATTGTTTCTGATTGCAATTGTTCTAGTAGTACTAATTTATTATTCATCGTCTGGTAAATCTCGGAATAGCTATAGTGCAAACAAAAATCCTGATGAAGTTAATCTGCGGAAGCTTTTGATTGGATCTATTCAAGCTGCCCAAAGAGGAGGGCTCGAGGTAGCGGAAGCATCTAAAATTATCGACTATAAAGTGCATAGTAAGGGTAAAACAAAAGAAGGTGCAAATGATCCTGTGACAGATGCTGATTTCCGTTCTCATTGTGTTATGGCCGATGGTCTACACAGGATTTTTCCTAAGCTGAAAATCATTTTCGAAGAAGATGAGGCGAAACAAGCGTGTCCAGATGCAAAACTATTTGATTTGGATCCAACGGTGATAAACGAAAATTCAAATGTTCCGGATGATATAATTGATAATAACGACGTAACTGTTTGGATAGATCCATTAGATGCCACACAGGAGTACACAG aaaaattattcaatttcgtCACGACTATGGTTTGCGTGGCAATAAAAGGCATCCCCACCATTGGAGTGATTCACAATCCTTTTACCAAGAAAACTGTTTGGGGTTGGTCTGGCAAAGCCATGTCGGAAACTTTGGATCTTGTAAAAAAG GAAGACGACGTAAAAC CTCATTCTCGTTCTCATAGTGGAGATGTAAAAACCATTGCTAAGGATGTGTTTGGAGAAAATTCGAATGTTATCTCCGCTGGTGGTGCAG GATACCAAGTTTTGCAGGTACTTCATAACAATGCGACAGTATATCTCCATTCGACAGCTATAAAAAAATGGGACATTTGTGCGGGTAACGCGATTCTTGCTGCTGTGGGTGGTAAAATGACAAATCTGAAAAACGAAGACATATTATATAACTACAAAGATTCATATGTGAATGAAAATGGACTGATTGCAACTGCTGTAGAAAGTACACACGAgttatatattaaaaaaattattgagaaGAAAGTATTCATTTAA
- the LOC129718009 gene encoding trypsin-1 isoform X1, with translation MELRQCFWFGLCSAVVTPFLSSGVHCQINFSSTPCVSSSRQQRIVGGHDSARGQTTYIASLMRRGGHFCAASILNERWFLTAGHCVCSALNKPVRPSQIKAILGLYKISEFNRNRIENGVSSLQSAYESSIKTIVSHPQYSCNLPYNDIALLEASKVIFFDQHVRPICLASKYDNSGQVEGKSAIVSGWGWNQENQRDGNKPDTLQRAVVDVFQNEECEIFYRDGKRPRSIADTQLCAGKRTGGVDSCWADSGGPLVSDTDVLIGIVSTGIGCARAGFPGIYTRVSEFTNWIGDVVH, from the exons TTTCATCAACCCCATGTGTCAGCAGTAGTCGGCAGCAAAGAATAGTAGGAGGACATGATTCCGCTCGAGGGCAGACTACATACATCGCTAGTCTAATGAGACGTGGAGGGCACTTTTGTGCTGCAAGCATACTAAACGAGCGATGGTTTCTTACCGCTGGCCACTGCGTTTGCAG TGCTCTGAATAAACCAGTTCGTCCCAGTCAGATAAAAGCAATCCTCGGGCTGTACAAGATCTCCGAATTTAACCGGAATCGAATTGAAAACGGCGTTAGTAGCCTCCAGTCCGCATACGAATCTAGCATCAAAACCATAGTATCACACCCGCAGTATTCATGCAATCTTCCGTACAACGATATTGCTTTATTGGAAGCAtccaaagtaattttttttgatcaacaCGTACGGCCGATCTGTTTGGCTAGTAAGTATGATAATTCCGGTCAAGTAGAAGGTAAGAGTGCGATCGTTTCTGGCTGGGGTTGGAACCAAGAGAACCAAAGGGACGGAAACAAACCTGATACGTTACAACGTGCAGTGGTGGATGTGTTCCAAAACGAGGAATGTGAAATCTTCTATCGTGATGGCAAAAGACCACGAAGCATAGCGGATACACAGCTATGTGCTGGGAAGCGGACGGGCGGTGTAGACTCGTGCTGGGCTGATTCCGGTGGACCGCTTGTTTCTGATACTGATGTACTGATTGGTATAGTATCGACCGGAATTGGCTGTGCCAGGGCTGGTTTTCCAGGAATATATACACGAGTCAGTGAGTTCACCAATTGGATTGGCGACGTCGTGCACTAA
- the LOC129718009 gene encoding trypsin-1 isoform X2, which translates to MTPCIKWLEKGATHISSTPCVSSSRQQRIVGGHDSARGQTTYIASLMRRGGHFCAASILNERWFLTAGHCVCSALNKPVRPSQIKAILGLYKISEFNRNRIENGVSSLQSAYESSIKTIVSHPQYSCNLPYNDIALLEASKVIFFDQHVRPICLASKYDNSGQVEGKSAIVSGWGWNQENQRDGNKPDTLQRAVVDVFQNEECEIFYRDGKRPRSIADTQLCAGKRTGGVDSCWADSGGPLVSDTDVLIGIVSTGIGCARAGFPGIYTRVSEFTNWIGDVVH; encoded by the exons TTTCATCAACCCCATGTGTCAGCAGTAGTCGGCAGCAAAGAATAGTAGGAGGACATGATTCCGCTCGAGGGCAGACTACATACATCGCTAGTCTAATGAGACGTGGAGGGCACTTTTGTGCTGCAAGCATACTAAACGAGCGATGGTTTCTTACCGCTGGCCACTGCGTTTGCAG TGCTCTGAATAAACCAGTTCGTCCCAGTCAGATAAAAGCAATCCTCGGGCTGTACAAGATCTCCGAATTTAACCGGAATCGAATTGAAAACGGCGTTAGTAGCCTCCAGTCCGCATACGAATCTAGCATCAAAACCATAGTATCACACCCGCAGTATTCATGCAATCTTCCGTACAACGATATTGCTTTATTGGAAGCAtccaaagtaattttttttgatcaacaCGTACGGCCGATCTGTTTGGCTAGTAAGTATGATAATTCCGGTCAAGTAGAAGGTAAGAGTGCGATCGTTTCTGGCTGGGGTTGGAACCAAGAGAACCAAAGGGACGGAAACAAACCTGATACGTTACAACGTGCAGTGGTGGATGTGTTCCAAAACGAGGAATGTGAAATCTTCTATCGTGATGGCAAAAGACCACGAAGCATAGCGGATACACAGCTATGTGCTGGGAAGCGGACGGGCGGTGTAGACTCGTGCTGGGCTGATTCCGGTGGACCGCTTGTTTCTGATACTGATGTACTGATTGGTATAGTATCGACCGGAATTGGCTGTGCCAGGGCTGGTTTTCCAGGAATATATACACGAGTCAGTGAGTTCACCAATTGGATTGGCGACGTCGTGCACTAA
- the LOC129718009 gene encoding trypsin-1 isoform X3, with amino-acid sequence MWPFMIISSTPCVSSSRQQRIVGGHDSARGQTTYIASLMRRGGHFCAASILNERWFLTAGHCVCSALNKPVRPSQIKAILGLYKISEFNRNRIENGVSSLQSAYESSIKTIVSHPQYSCNLPYNDIALLEASKVIFFDQHVRPICLASKYDNSGQVEGKSAIVSGWGWNQENQRDGNKPDTLQRAVVDVFQNEECEIFYRDGKRPRSIADTQLCAGKRTGGVDSCWADSGGPLVSDTDVLIGIVSTGIGCARAGFPGIYTRVSEFTNWIGDVVH; translated from the exons TTTCATCAACCCCATGTGTCAGCAGTAGTCGGCAGCAAAGAATAGTAGGAGGACATGATTCCGCTCGAGGGCAGACTACATACATCGCTAGTCTAATGAGACGTGGAGGGCACTTTTGTGCTGCAAGCATACTAAACGAGCGATGGTTTCTTACCGCTGGCCACTGCGTTTGCAG TGCTCTGAATAAACCAGTTCGTCCCAGTCAGATAAAAGCAATCCTCGGGCTGTACAAGATCTCCGAATTTAACCGGAATCGAATTGAAAACGGCGTTAGTAGCCTCCAGTCCGCATACGAATCTAGCATCAAAACCATAGTATCACACCCGCAGTATTCATGCAATCTTCCGTACAACGATATTGCTTTATTGGAAGCAtccaaagtaattttttttgatcaacaCGTACGGCCGATCTGTTTGGCTAGTAAGTATGATAATTCCGGTCAAGTAGAAGGTAAGAGTGCGATCGTTTCTGGCTGGGGTTGGAACCAAGAGAACCAAAGGGACGGAAACAAACCTGATACGTTACAACGTGCAGTGGTGGATGTGTTCCAAAACGAGGAATGTGAAATCTTCTATCGTGATGGCAAAAGACCACGAAGCATAGCGGATACACAGCTATGTGCTGGGAAGCGGACGGGCGGTGTAGACTCGTGCTGGGCTGATTCCGGTGGACCGCTTGTTTCTGATACTGATGTACTGATTGGTATAGTATCGACCGGAATTGGCTGTGCCAGGGCTGGTTTTCCAGGAATATATACACGAGTCAGTGAGTTCACCAATTGGATTGGCGACGTCGTGCACTAA